The Patescibacteria group bacterium DNA window GAAGACAAAATTACGGGGCTTGACGCGGGCGCCGATGATTATATCACTAAACCTTTTTCTTTCTCGGAACTTTCGGCAAGGATAAGGGCTCTTTTCAGAAGGGGTCGCAAAGCGGATCCCACGATTCTTGTTTTTGATGATTTATCGCTTGACCCGGCCACGAAAACCGCCAAACGTAAAAATAAAGTAATTACCCTAACCGCAAAAGAGTATGCGCTTCTGGAATACTTTATGCGCTATCCAAACAAGGTTTTAACCAAGACAGAGCTATTGGAGCATATCTGGGATTATAATTATGACGGACTTTCCAACATGGTGGAAACGTATGTTAAATATTTGCGAAAAAAAATAAAAGTGGACGGGCAAAGCCGTGAACTTATCCATACCATGCGGGGCTCAGGTTATATCTTAAAGAAAGACGATCATGTTTAAAAAAGCGCGTATACAACTGATATTTTTTTATTCTCTTGTTTTTCTCTTCTTCTTCTGGCTATCTAATACAACTTTATATTTATTGGTGGGTCAATCCTTAGGAGGCGACCCATCCTTAATAGTGTTTTGGGATACTTTATTTCTATTAAATATTGTCTTCATTTTTTTAGTACCCTTTATTGCCTGGTTTTTCACTTTGTTAACTCTTAAACCGGTACAGAAAATTCATGAGCAGCAAAAACAGTTTATATCTGATGTGTCCCATGAATTAAGAACTCCTCTTTCCATATTAAGTAGCGAAATAGACGTAGCTTTGAAAAAAAATCGCCGGACAACATTTTACAAACAGATTCTGACCAGCAATAAACAGGAAGTGGGCCGTTTGGCAGCTTTAGTCGAAAACCTGTTATTTCTTGCCAGAGAAGATGAGGGGCAACAAACTGTAAAGTTTGAAAGAGTAGACATTACTGATCTTCTGGGAAATGTCACTGCTTCACTGAAGGACAAAAGCGTTAAAAAGAAAATCTCTATACATTTTGAAGCGGCAGAGGAGGCGGTGGTAGTTTCGGGACAACCAACAATGCTAAGACAACTTTTTCTCAATATTATTGACAATGCCATCAACTACACACCAATAAACGGCGCTGTGTGGGTTAGTTTGAGAAGCCAAAAGCAATATGCGCAAATAAAGATAAAAGATACAGGGATTGGTATATCAGAAGGGGATCAGAAAAAGATCTTTGAACGTTTTTATAGAGTAGATTCTTCCCGTTCTCAAGTAAGCGGTTACGGACTCGGCCTTCCTATCTGCCAATCTATTGTTCGGCTTCATCAAGGAAGTATTATGGTTCACTCTCGTTTAGGAAAAGGGTCGGTATTTACCGTTCTACTTCCCAGAGCTTCCCGCTAAATACCAGGTTTCTTCCACAGTCTTCCCATATCTCATTTTATATACTGACGTTGTTATTTATTTTTAATAAGAAAGGGGGTGAAAATATATGAACATCAAAAAAACAGTACCACTTGCTGCTTTGGCGTTGGTGCTTTTGGGTGGCGGTGCTTTTGGGATAAGTAGGGTGAAAGCAGCTCCTGTCCACGCTCAAACTCCAACTATCCAGTCTCAAAGTGCAACGCAGCAAACAGCTGATAAAGAAACCAACGATGGTGCAACTGAAGTAAAAGAGGCACGAGAAGGAGTTGAAAGTGTTGAACCCGCCAACGAACAGGCGCAGGAGAAAAACCTGCCAGGCGGCGGACACCAGGATCAAGGTCAGGCAGACCACCAGTTTGAAGGCGTTGAGTAATCTAGCTAGGAACTGGGTGTGAAAGGAACGGAGGCATAACGCCTCCGTTTTCTTTTTAAAAACTTTTATTTTCTTTTTTCCTTCCTAATATCTAAACGGCGCGAAAAATTTTGCGGGAAGCGAGCCCCGCCGAATGGCGGGGCGAGCAAATGAGGTGGCGGCTACGGCGATTCCTTTTCCCCTTAAACCCCTTTTCCTCGCCGCAGCCGCCGACGCGCTATGATTTGTTACAGATTTTTGGTAAAATAAGTTCGAGCTTTTTGATAAAAGGAGCTCCAATTGGGAAATCGCGGCGCTCGCTTTGCGAGCGCCCATTCGTTTAACGCCTCAAATCGGACTTTTTTATCACAGAATTGCCAGTTCGTTTGTGCGAAGCACAAAATCAAACTTCGTTTGACATCCAATTTTTTGCCTTTCGTCAAAGACGAAAATTCCAGATTTTCAGAAAGAAAGCGCCAATTTACTCAGCCTTTGGCGGAGCTGCCCAAAAGCGAAAAGAATTTTTGCGATGCTATTGAAAAAGTTTTGTAAAACTTGTTATACTAATGCTGGTTTCAGCATTAAAGGTCGTCCTTTTTAGTAGCCGTCTCGGACAATTCAGGGCGACTTGAGTTGAGACCACCGGGGCGGCTATTTAAGTTTTACAAACATGACTAACAACTTTCCGCAAAAATTCTTTCTCTA harbors:
- a CDS encoding HAMP domain-containing histidine kinase, with translation MFKKARIQLIFFYSLVFLFFFWLSNTTLYLLVGQSLGGDPSLIVFWDTLFLLNIVFIFLVPFIAWFFTLLTLKPVQKIHEQQKQFISDVSHELRTPLSILSSEIDVALKKNRRTTFYKQILTSNKQEVGRLAALVENLLFLAREDEGQQTVKFERVDITDLLGNVTASLKDKSVKKKISIHFEAAEEAVVVSGQPTMLRQLFLNIIDNAINYTPINGAVWVSLRSQKQYAQIKIKDTGIGISEGDQKKIFERFYRVDSSRSQVSGYGLGLPICQSIVRLHQGSIMVHSRLGKGSVFTVLLPRASR
- a CDS encoding response regulator transcription factor, coding for MQILIVEDEEKIANSLRRGLLEERYTVDLARDGEEALYKLDINEYDLVILDLMIPKVDGITVCRQIRQTNSHLPILILTAKDGTEDKITGLDAGADDYITKPFSFSELSARIRALFRRGRKADPTILVFDDLSLDPATKTAKRKNKVITLTAKEYALLEYFMRYPNKVLTKTELLEHIWDYNYDGLSNMVETYVKYLRKKIKVDGQSRELIHTMRGSGYILKKDDHV